Sequence from the Pelotomaculum isophthalicicum JI genome:
TATAAAAAACTCGATCGGGAAACGCGTATACAGGTGGACAGAACACTTCAAGCAATAGTTTTGAATCCTAAGCATCCCTTACTGCGTCTGAAAAGGGTACAAGGCACAAAAGATATTTGGGAAGCTAGCGTAAGTATGTCCATCAGAATCACCTTCCGTTTTTCAGAAGATATTATCCAACTAAGGAACGTTGGCACCCATGATCAAGTTTTTAAGCCCCCTTATTAATTCCTTCTACCGCTTTTTCTGCCATC
This genomic interval carries:
- a CDS encoding type II toxin-antitoxin system YafQ family toxin — protein: MFKIEFSNRFIRTYKKLDRETRIQVDRTLQAIVLNPKHPLLRLKRVQGTKDIWEASVSMSIRITFRFSEDIIQLRNVGTHDQVFKPPY